A region of the Ranitomeya imitator isolate aRanImi1 chromosome 10, aRanImi1.pri, whole genome shotgun sequence genome:
ATGCCCACAATGGTCAGGGAGGGAACACAGGTAAGTTGTCCTGAGTTTTACCAATAAACCCTTTACCTGTGAAATAGGGGGGTCCGACTGCTAGGGTCCCTGATCGCCGCGCCATTCATACTATATGGGGAATGAATGGAGCATATGGGCACCAACAGGGATAAAAGTGCCCGTCCTGCCCGCACCTTGTAGTGGGGAAGTCAATAAATCATATAGTCATTTCCTAGCTAGATTGCACCAATATTTTGCAGCGATGGTTACCACCTTTTGTATCTGTAGCACTTTATGTGTTGCGCGCGCCTCTCCGTGGTTTCTCGATCGTACGCCCCAATCTAACATGTGGTTACAGCTGTTCTATATGTTGCTACTGGTCGgggttttataaatgttttttttttgtttttgctttcctCGTATAGGATGTGGGCGTTGGATGATTTGCATGGCCTAATTTctgccactttttatttttttttttacacttgcagGCAACTCCCCTAGTGTGGATATTGCCGGGCTGGTTGCAGGACTGGTCGGAGGGCTCGTATTGCTTGTAATGATGGGCGTTCTCATTATGTACTGTGTGCGATACAAAGCCAAGGAGCGGACGAGACACGGGAGGTAGGTGTACGCTATAGGGAGCTCGTCTGCATAgcaaatggtataaaaaaaacaaaaaactgttcCATACCTGTTATATACCCCAGAGCCTCcttttctggtggtcccaaacagtCTCTGCTTACGGTCTAAGGCAAATGATTGGCTGCTGCGGTCACATGACGGAAACAGAGACCGGCATGATGGGGAAaatggttttattttatttattttttccatccTTTTTACCACTTGTAGCTGAAGTGGTTTGTTCACTACTGGCCACCCCCTTATTaatatccacttttttttttttttacggataatttttggacttcGTATTTTAgcatactttttttatttatttttttttctgccatttttcGCTTTAATTTAAAAGTGACTAGAAGCTTGGACGGTGCGTCTCAAGAGATCAAACTGGCGTAAATTGTAGCGCAAATCTACGTCTGTTCGCCGCTGTGTTGTATAGGAATAGATTTGCTGTATAGACACGTGTAAGCTCTGCGTCTATGCGAAGCAGGAAAGTTTTACTTATCGGGGCAAATACTCTTCTTATTACTATAGACTGCAGATTAGGAAAACTTTATTTTTCCCTTTTTGGATATTAAGAGGATTTTTTGCCTTTTGGGGAGTATACTTTAGGCCGGGACccaatttttgtatatatatatattttttttttttcccctagcgaccaggaaggcagagatggtaataaaccacCTGTGCCTTCTCTACGAGGAGTCTGGCCGTGTCTGACAGCACCTCCCACCTTGTGCAGAGGCTATGCTATCCAATGATATTATAAATGGTCACCGCCAAGATGTTTAAAGTCTATGGGTGGTCCCTATGTAGTTAATTCTGGGAATTAAGGGGTCATagcgttgttgttttttttttttttttttttcccctgtacaATGAGGCTCCCAGTCATTCTTTATGAAGGGTAGTTCAGCTTGACCCCATTAACCCTGTGGGTCGGGTGCATGCTCATAGAGGACGCTTAGGAGTCCAGGTCACCAGATAATCGGCACCAGAGCAAGCTACTGAAAACCTCCGTCTCCGCCATCTTTGTACCCCCATGAAGATGAGCCATTGGCGGAGCTTCCGAAGAcatcctcgttttttttttaaatatatacatcGGACcactgcattaaaaaaaataatggaaaaattaagaaaaaaagttgaaataaaatgaaaaaaaaaaaattatatatatatatatttatatttatatttttttttatttttttttgaatcATCCGACagttcaaaaatgtaaaaaattctgTTTTATAGTAAAGTCggaagaataaaaaataataaattaatttgtataaataggaaaaaaaaatgtattttatgaaCCTCTTTTATTCATCATGTATTTTGGTTGTACATTTTGTTCTCAGGCCCCCCGTACACCTCACTAGTAACACCCCTCTCCCTGAAGCTCTCCCGCTCACTACGCCGCCATTACCTGAACCTACAGCCCCAGGACTGCCATCCTATGAAGAAGCACTGGAGGCGTCGGGGACGTATGACGCACCCCCTCCGCCATATCAAAGGTATTATATCCATAGAGCAAACCTACAAGTGTGAGTTGTATTAGCAGACTTTACAAACtattggaagttttttttttttttatatatattttctttccGCAGATTTGTTAAGCTTTTGAGAGCAGACATCCAACACaaatgcacactgacactgcatgagcCCCGGGACCGTTCTCCTCCTTAGTTCCTCTCTTCCAAGTGTATAACTGTAGCAAGTGGCGTCAGCAGCGAGGAACGAGGAAGAACGTGACGAGACTCGGGCAGTGTCGGTGTGCACACTCACGTGCTGGGTTACTGTAGAAAGCGCTCACTCTGGGAAGTGAACA
Encoded here:
- the PRRG2 gene encoding transmembrane gamma-carboxyglutamic acid protein 2 yields the protein MWWAGCFLLFQAFVVTTGNTDESRMLSALKSGSAGVFLEDEDANSFFTRKLLYNSWDFELFTPGNLERECNEEVCNYEEARECFEDDQKTKDFWKTYAHNGQGGNTGNSPSVDIAGLVAGLVGGLVLLVMMGVLIMYCVRYKAKERTRHGRPPVHLTSNTPLPEALPLTTPPLPEPTAPGLPSYEEALEASGTYDAPPPPYQRGSARSNQPS